The sequence ACTATGAGTTCTGGAGAATCAAGATGGTAACCATATTCAAGTCATATGGGTTGCGGAATCTGGTTGAAAAGGGAATTCCAATCCCTGattcgaagaagaagaagacaactGAGGAAGCTTCAGAAGATGACGATGATGGAAAAATGGCAGACATTTTCATGAAGGATGCGAAGGCTCTGGGCATCATTCAAAATGCTATTTCTGACGAAATCTTCCCCCGTATTGCTAATGCTGACTCTGCTAAGATGGCATGGGAGCTGCTGTATGGAGAATATCACGGCGGTGACCATGTGAGATCGGTAAAACTCCAAAACCTCATACGTGAATTTGAATACACTAGAATGCGTGACAATGAATCCTTATATGTTTATCTTACTCGGTTGAATGAGATGATTAACTAGATGAAAACCTTTGGTGAGATTCTCTCTAATGAGAGGCTTGTCTAAAAGGTTCTGATCAGTCTGAGTAAGGTTCATGATCCTATACGTCTGGTGATTGAGAATACAAAAAGTCTAGAAACTATAGAACTGCAGGAGGTTATTGCAATATTGAAGAGTCAAGAACAACGTTTTGAGCTGCATAATGTTGATACAGCTGAGAAGGCATTTGCCTCATTCTCTATAAGTCCAAAAGACCAGAACAAGGGTGGCACTCAGTCTGGTTCGTCTAAATTCCAAAAGAATTGGAATCCTAAAGGCAAGCCATGGGAATCAGAGTCCAAGTTTCAACAAACTAGCTCTGCACAGGGTTCATCACCATTAGTGAATCAAGAAGGGGCAAAACCACAGTGCAAAGTGTGTTCTAAGTTCCATTTTGGTGAATGCAGGCATAAAGGAAAGCCTAAGTGTTACAATTGTGACAGATTTGGACATTGGGCTAGAGAATGCACTGCAAGTAAGAATGTGCAGAAGGCTAATTGTGCAAACCAAGTGGAAGTGACAGGAAATCTATTTTATGCCAATAGTATCATCTCTGGAGCAAGTGCTAATGGTGAATGGTATATAGACAGTGGTTACAGCAGTCACATGACTGGAGATAAGAAGCTGCTAGTTGATATAAGAACAAACATGATTGGCAAGGTACAAATGCCCACTGGAGAGCTTATGGATATAGCTGGAATGGGAACTCTAGTGATTGACACTAGCAAAGGTAGAAAGCACATCAAAGAAGTGATGTACCATCCTGGATTGAAGGAGAACTTGTTGAGTGTGGGATAGATGGATGAGCACGGTTACTATTTGCTATTTGGGGGCAAAATATGCAGCATCTTTGACAGATCTTCATTAGAAAGTCTTGTCATCAAAGTGGAGATGAAGAGGAATTATCCTTTGGCACTATTACCTAATGATCATATTGCTTTGAATGCAAGTGCATCACACTCTACTTGGACTTGGCACAAAAGCCTAGGCCATCTACATCTAAGGGGGATGAACCAActtaaagaaaaggaaatggtTCATGGACTTCCATACTTAGAAAAGGTTGATGAAGTCTGTGAAGGGCATCAACTTGGGAAGCAACATAGAGAGTGGTTTCCAAATAATCAAGCATGGAGAGCAAGCAATCCCCTTGAGCTAATTCATGTTGATTTGTGAGGGCCTATGAAAAATGAATCTATAGCTGGTAACAATTACTTCATGCTTCTTATAGATGATTGTACAAGAATGATTTAGGTATACTTTCTCATATACAAGTAAGATGCATTGAACTGTTTTCGAAAGTTCAAGTCCATGGTAGAATTGCAAAGTGGCTTCAAAGTGAAATGTTTGAGAAGTGACAGAGGGGATGAATTCACATCTTGTGAGTTCAACAAGCTGTGTGAAGATGAAGGTATTCAAAGACAACTCTCTATGGCTTACactccacaacaaaatggagtgGTGGAGAGAAAGAATAGGACTGTGGTTGAAATAGCAAAAGCAATGCTTTATGAGAAAGGATTACCTTACTATTTACGGGCAGAAGATGTACACACAGCTGTCTACATATTGAATAGATGTCCTACAAGAGTACTTGGAGAAGTGACTCCATTTGAAGCATATAGTGGGAGAAAACCGGGGATTGCACACCTTAAAATCTTTGGTTGCTTGTGCTATGTGCATATACCAAGTGAGGTGAGACAGAAACTAGATGCAAAGAGTACTAAGGGGATATTTGTGGGTTATGCAACCTGCGAAAAAGGGTACAGAGTGTATGATCCAGTCACTAAAAAGCTCCTACTCTCAAGAGATGTTGTGTTTGATGAAAATGCAGCTTGGAATTGGAAGGCAATGCCTGAGAATTATGTATTTGTGTCCAGCCATGAAGAGCAATCCAAGGTACCTGAAGCTACATCACCAAAGACACCCCTTAAGAGTCATGATCACATTCAGTCACCAAGAGTACCATCTCCTCATGAACCATCAGGTGGCATAAGTGGCAGCATGAGGAATTCTCAAGCCTTTAATCACACTCCACTAAAATTGAGAAACGTGGATGATGTTCTAGCACAATGCAATCTTTGCATCATGGAACCTGAGAAATTTGATGAAGCTTCCAAAGATGAATCATGGATGAAAGCTATGGAAGATGAACTGTcaatgattgagaaaaatgcAACATGGAAGCTAGTGGATAGACCAACTAACAAACCCATAATTGGAGTTAAATGGGTGTTCAAAACCAAGCTAAATCTTGATGGTTCAGTACAGAAGAACAAGGCAAGACTAGTAGCCAAGGGTTATGCTCAGAAACCAGGTGTTGACTATAATGAGACTTTTGCACCAGTGGCTAGACTTGATACAATTCGAACACTAAGAGTTGGAAATTGTATCAGCTGGATGTTAAATCTGCTTTCCTAAATGGTGTGTGAGAAGAAGAGGTTTATGTAGACCAGCCAGATGGTTTTGTGGTCAAGGGGAGTGAAGACAAAGTGTACAAGCTTCATAAAGCTCTGTATGGCTTAAAACAAGCACCAAGGGCATGGTATGGTGAAATTGACACCTATTTTTCTCAACGTGGATTTGCAAAGAGTCAAAGTGAGGCTACTCTTTATCCCAAAACCAGAGGAGAAGCAGAAATCCTAATCGTGTCTAtatatgtggatgatattgtGTATACAGGGAATAGTCAACCAATGTTGGAGGAGTTCAAGAGAGATATGATGGTAAAGTATGAAATGACAGACTTAGGGCTCCTACATTACTTTCTAGGAATGGGAGTTATCCAAACTCACACAAGTATTTTTATTCATCAAAGAAAGTATGCTGCATCTTTGTTGAATAAATTTGGCTTGAGTGACTGTAAACCTGTTTCTATACCTTTAATTACAACTGAAAAGCAAGCAAAGATGATGGTAGTGGTCCAACAAATGAAGAACAGTATAGGAAGATCGTGGAAAGTCTGTTGTATCTCAAAGCCACAAGACCTGATGTGATGTATGCTGCTAGCCTACTTGCAAGGTTTATGCATTGCCCTACTAATAAGCACTATGGAACTGTAAAAAGAGTTCTCATGTATGTCAAAGGAACACTTGACTACAGTTTGGAGTATGTGAAAGGAAGAAATGCAGTCTTAATTGGTTACTGTGATAGTGACTGGGGTGGCTCAGTTGATGACGGCAGAAGCACCTTAGGATatgccttttcttttggcaGTGGAGTCTTTGCTTGGGCCTCAGTTAAACAAAACTGTGTTGCTCTCTCtactgcagaggcagaatataTCAGTGCATCAGAGGCAACTGCACAGGCAATTTGGCTCAGGTTTGTGTTGGAAGACTTTGGCGAATTTCAAGCTGAGGCTACTCCACTTCAGTGTGATAATACTGCTGCAATTGCCATCACAAAGAATCCTGTGTTTCACCAGAAAACTAAGCATATTGATCGAAGGTATCACTTCATCAAGGATGCCCTGCAAGAAGGAATCATCGACTGGGTTTACTGTCCTACAAATGAGCAACTAGCAGACATCTTCACAAAGGCATTGGCTAAGGATCGATTCTGCTACCTCAGAGATAAGCTAGGAGTGAAATCAgctcaaaaattaaaagggaGTGTAGAACTATAAGTAATGAGCTGATTTGCATAAGTATAAGCCTAAAACTATAATAGTGAATGCACTTAGTCTCTTAGAATGGCAGGTGTAAGGCTCCAAAATGTAAGGCTCATTTAAACCACATGTAGAGATCTTAGAATAGCTTAATAAATGGCTGAGATACAATATGATGCTTGTGTGTATCCAGCTAAGGAAAACTGTCATGTAGTACACGTTGTGTGTGTTCATGTCaagataagaaaaatatactttctctctctggatTCTCAACGAGAGAGAAACATAGCATTTCTTCAatctgcattttttttttcatttcttctatTCTTCTCATTTCGTCTTGAGCATTTCATAACCCAACAAGAATACAAAAACCGAAGAATTCAATGTCCAAAATCGCTAGAGAACTGGGTTGGGTTTTGGGCAGGGGAAAGGTTTTTTTaagctttttttatatatataaaaattatattattttatccttttatataattttttttaggaaCCAGTTTGTTAGTGGATGAGTTCCACAATAGATACGTCAGCATTTAACGTCAGACCAAACGGTCAACTTAACAGAATGTTTAAATTggtcaaatttaaaaattatgggGTTTAATattatgaaattgaaacccaGGAGTCCATATTGAGAATAATTCCAAACTTTAAGTGACAGGACCAGACCCAAATTCccctttggaatccgagccgaaccctgTTCGTGATCCACACCTGGCAGGTGCcgagcacaaatgaccttGTTGCGCTTCTGGTTACAAACTTACTTTCATTTTAGcattgacttctaccgaaaattcgaaAGAGTCTCCcatgtaatttgttcaatctcCAAAGTTACACCTGTCAAGACAAGCATATATACACAACCCAACTTCCAGCATGCGTATTTATATACAATCAACAGTAAAGTTTGAGCCCATGGaaaatatcagagcatataTACAGATTAATTTACAAGAAGAGCATCTGGAGGGTCTAGGACCCTACACTAAGCTGACAAGATGCAGGAAGCGGAAACTGCCCTGTGGTGGCTTTTAGATGCACGTCTACgacctgggggcgcaaaacatttaaaaggtgagtagacccaaaaacaaagttttaagaaaaatagcgtaagaacatactaaccacactgtaaaaacagttatacaaaactaattcattcttttaatcataaacatactgaaatcaatgcactcatatatatatatatatataaatatatgtcaAGCAAACTCATATCATCTTTAAACTcttaaaagcactgaaatcagtttaaaactaccacctaggtgtaccccttaaATTatgtcaattcctgatatccgtcaattctcctggcaggtctcagtgacacaaagtcaacctgagccgcaaactggcaggattcaggggaccgtagttagcctgatccgcattcctgaCTCTCACGGTCATGGGGCGTCCCTGAAATTCGTGAGGTAAATGTCAAGCGCGCTGccaaaactgaaggcaaactggatgtccgtggacatcgtcatatctgAAGGCAATCTGTCTCTATAACTGGGTACCTAAGACGGCttaaaaaatctgaatttcTGAAAGgtctgatgaataactgaatttttgttaaatctagaactctgctgccattttatctgatatatatCTTATtctttactttccatatctttttagcattttcaactaggcaacatataaataaagatatttaacttcaacaaatcatgctaggaaaaccataatcaataaaacttattcaagatcaaataatgaaattcatttgcataaaatcatttataaaaagaaaagtccactcacagctgGTCCGAGCTCGCTAGACCTTTTGGAGGTCCCTCCTGCGCGTCAACTGgtgcccgggtgcctgattcaattatcacaataatatatatatattaataaaactgcttgatataaatatttaaataaaacccccggctcctagattTGCGTGCATCCACTTAAAGTTACTCCTAAGCCCACATTAACATTCCTTTAAACTTAGGACACAAGTCCCAAGAGTCTGGTCTCAAACGGACGAACAAAGGTTCGAACCCACTGAACCGGGAAATCACACAAGATGCGAAATTCGTTCAGGGTTCATACGTTATCCAAATTAAGATCTGCGAATTCCTACGctctcgtgacaacacgagaaTCATTTTAGGACTGAATGTGGTCCCCACCAAACTGCCCACGCACCGCCACACGCGCCAGCAGCGCGTGGGTAGCTTGAGAAATTCCTAGCTgccggaaaaactccaaaccgcCAGCCCAAACTCCTAACATAGGTAAAACACCCattttggaaccacttttgttattggacctaccccaaaaagtcgACGAGAATGACTGGAATAGAAGGCTGAAAACTGGCCAAACTTCCATCGCTTACTCGACCTTCAAAACTCAGCAACCTCTCAAATATAAACCACAGGCAGCAAGAACAACTCGAGatgttcaaaatccatacctggaTCGTCATAAATGGTGGCCGGACGATGACGAACGAAGCCGGCGAAATTTCTGTCAAAATCGGCCCGATTCTGAGCTTTTTTCGACAGAATCCGGCGATTTCAGGGGCGGGGCTGGTcggaaaaggaagagagagcgATGGCGGTTTGATCGATTCCGACctcgtggccggtggtggTTTGTGGCAGCGACGGTGGCTCTTGGAAGCCACGgctgggaagaaaaaaaaaaagagggggAGGGGCTGCTcgcgggagagagaagagtgagggaggagagagagagagggtcagtttttttaaaataaatcatgatttcaaaaattatcattttgcccttctaagtattttgaccgtattttcttcgttacaactccgattcgagtccactccatgtctacggactcgtttcgtcgtgctctaggCAACAATGCAAGTGGAATagtcaaattctttctcgattaaaaagtcaacttttcattTACTAGAATTTTCTAAGGGCAAAAGTGTCATTTCATTTTAATAGTTTAATAGTTAActattaattaaggtttgggttattacattaaGGGGGTCTTTTGATATTaccctgtttttttttttttgacttttttggttttttaatatttaatcattatttattaaatttaattatagttctttaataatattttattttcaattaaacaaaaaagtgaGTCTCACATGCACCACGTCAGCACTAAACAGATTTTTTAACGGTCAATTTAATGACAGAATCACATTGCAACAAATTTTCAATACTAGGATACTGcattgttaaaattgaaagtCCATGAACAAACATCTCTTAAGAGTACAACTTCAGAGTACCAAACTAAAATTAACCTTTTTCTTAAGTAATGATATGTTgctcattttttttcttttttctcagtTTGGAAACTCTATTTCTTAttaaatatcgataatattattaatatatcTAGACTggaaaatttacataaattGGAAAAGCATGTTTACACAATTATCTAATTCCATCCATCATAGGGAATTATTCATTAGATTATGATAGTAGGCCATTGaccaaaacaaacatgatTTTCCCGGCTTAGTTGCACATCGATTATGTTAGGACAAATtctattttcatattaatattttaggTGGGTGTCCTCAATAGTGGGGAGAAGCAATAaaatttcctcttttcttAAAGTTCTTTGCTGAATTCCTGTCCAAAATCATGTGTGCAAGGACTATCATCATTGACTATCcccactttttcttttctttttgtgcttctattttaatttattttcttaaaggGCTTTTTgtgcttttaaatatttttaaaacaaatacaaacgATAGTCTAAAGTGATAAGAGAATTCAAACCTGAGATCACTAATATGGAAGTTAAGgtcctttttttattgaacTAGACCAGTTGGATTTTGTGCTTTTATTAAGTTGATGAAAGAGTAGATGGTTTCTGATTTAATTACGTACTTTTATCCGTAGCTGGCCATTATAAAGTCAATACAATATATGCCACAATCTCTTCTATTCTTTGAGCTCTCATTATATATAGGCATATGACTCTGCTCAGAATCAGGTCAGAAAACACACAACTGAAACCTTGCCATGAACCCACTTATATCTTTACTTCAATGCCTTCTAATTGCAATTTCTCTATTTATCACACCCCCAGTTTCTGCTTCACCCTTAAACATCCCAAGGCTGAGTCCAACTGGAGGAACATTTGAACATGGAAATTATTTTGCAGACGGCCAACCCAAAGCTTTGTCTAACTTCGATCCAAACGATTTTGAAACCTTTTATTACAAACAAACACTTGACCATTTCAACTTTAGGCCTGATAGCTTCTCCACTTTTCAACAAAGATATTTGATCAATTCCAAGTATTGGGGCGGCTCCAATGTTAGTGCACCAATATTGGCTTACTTGGGCGCAGAAGAAGCAGTTGATAATTCTCTTTCTAGTATTGGATTTCTCAGTGAAAACGCCAATCAGTTACAAGCTCTCCAGATATTTATAGAGGTATGTATATGGAAAGAAATTTGTGTCGACGTATAGGGCTACTTGTGTGTAGTAAATTGTTCTCTTGCCAGATCAATCAAAGTATTAATCTGAACTGTTGATCAAGTGAGTTCTTATATGCTACTTTCTCTGagacttttatttttctccttaATTAGCACCGGTACTATGGGAAGTCCATCCCATTCGGATCAAGGGAGGAAGCATTTCAGAATGCAAGCACTCTTGGGTACTTCAACTCAGCCCAGGCAATAGCAGATTATGCAGAGATCCTCATAGATGTAAAGAAACAACTCCGCGCCGAACATTCTCCGGTGATTGTTATCGGTGGATCATATGGTGGAAGTAGGTGTCTGCTAATTAGTAATTAATAAGTTTTAAGTAATATTGCGACCATGTTTTTAGCTCTCCCTtttgattttctatttttctttttatacagTGCTTGCTTCTTGGTTTCGGCTAAAATATCCCCATGTCGCTCTAGGAGCTCTAGCCTCATCAGCTCCAATCCTTTACTTTGATGACATTATCCCACCAGAAAAGGGATATTATTCCATTGTTACAAAGGATTTTCgagtaatttctttttctttctctacttttttttcttaacatcaatatatattatgtaaattaattagtatttttattaaagaaatttttttaatatttatgaTTTAAGGGCATGCATGCGTGTGCAGGAAGTCAGTGAGACTTGCTACCAAACGATTAAAAAGTCGTGGTCTGTAATTGATGAGATTGCTTCTCAGCCTGAAGGCCTCTCAGTTCTTAGCAGAAAGTTTCAGACTTGCAGGTAACTTAGCCTTGAAATTTCATACTATAGGATTTACATAATAACCTCAAAACTAAGCTACGTAGATGGACATTCTGATGATTCtcttatttattcattttgatATTGGCATTTACATAATTCTATTGATTTTGTcattattcttttgttttcttctcatttaaATGTTGGGATATACGTAACAATTTAATCCTAATGATTAATCTGTGATTACTCTCTTTTGTTCTTGTCATTAACATAACGAAAGTTAATTCTGATGATTAATTGGAGGCACTACAGTAAATAAGCGAATCCTAATGATTTATCTGTCATTCCtcttttatttacattttgggATATTTACATAACGATAGTTAATTCTAATTACTAATTTTTCAttatccttttgttttcttgtcaTTATCCTTTTGTTCTGAAACGATATTTACATGCCGTTTATTTCCTGTATAAacacccttttcttttctaggcCCTTGAAGAAATCGTCCGAGCTGAAGAACTACTTGGATAATTTGTATCGTAACGCAGCTCAATACAATAGTCCACCAAGTTATCCAGTTACTGTTGTCTGTGGTGGCATTGATGGAGCTCCTCATGGAAATGATACTCTAGGCAAAATATTTGCTGGTATTGTTGCATACGGAGGAAACAAGTCATGCTATGTTAACGAACCCAAAAATGAATCCGAATCAGATGTAGGGTGGAGATGGCAGGTAACTATCGATTTATTAATGTAATTATCttgttatattttcttaattgatCAATTAGAACTAACATAATAAGAAGTAATAACAATGATCACATTACAAGACCAAAACTTATAGTTCAAATTTAAGTTCGACTCCAGATAACTATTTGGTAAAGGATATACATTTGATCAACTAgctagattttttttatattaaggAGAGGAAATTCGAACTTGAGATCTTTTTTAAGATCGGAAAGATGAATACCACTAGAAAAAAACTAGTTAGGAACTAGATTTTGATTTATGTGTATTTCTCTTTCAAATATTGAAAGATATCTCAAAGTTCGAATCCTCATTCTTCAATTattatctttctttctaaGGTTGCATATGTGCCACGTTACGTAGTCTGCGTATGCcaaactttgtgcaagccCACCCAAATACATGTGGTGCATGTTTTGGAGGATAAATATTCTTGATGCCGATTGTTACTttgataaatgaaaaatatctaGCTTTATAATGAGGTCCACATTTATTAACATGCACGCATGCCAGGTtgctttcaaaaaaaatctggctaaataatcattcaaagaGTTGCCTTTCACGATTTAGAAGAAATACTGACTTTTCTATATATAACATACACAATTAAAATTGCATATATTCGAATTTGAGAcctaaaatttataaatgaagATCTTTTTTTACTAGGCTAAACCCCATGATGACAAATAAGTGTCTCTTCCACATTATTGGTGTATTCATTGCCCACTTTGTTATATTGTCAATTATGAGTGCTTAGATTTTAATTGACGTTGACCTATTTAGACATGTAGTGACATGGTGATACCCATAGGCATCAGCAACGACAGCATGTTTCCAGCTAACCAATTCGATCTAAATGACCACATCGAATGGTGCAAGGAACAGTATGGCGTCCCTCCTCGGCCTCATTGGGCCACTACTTACTTTGGAGGCCATGTATGTATCAAAAATCTTCAGACCTTCATTTCAGTATGTAGTTTTTAATGCTAACAAATTTTATTCCGAACAGGATATAAAACTGGCTCTCTCCAGGTTTGCTAGCAACATCATTTTCTCCAATGGGCTAAGAGATCCTTACAGTAGCGGAGGGTAAGCATAAAAATGACTAcacaaaccaaattcaaattgttattattttgataaaCGACATATTTCAAGTTTATTCCACCAAGTTTAACAGTTTGTAATATTTCTTATCACATAGGGTGTTGGATAACATATCAGACACGGTCGTTGCAGTCCATACAAAAAATGGTACATAATGAGACACTTCAAATAAGTTATATTTGAGAAATTGTTTGATACGGCAGGCCGTATATATTTGAGATTTTTTGATAGGACTGACCTTCAACTGAAAGGGACTTTATatgtgaaattaattaaatttattttacagGGTCTCATTGCTTGGATATAGTTGGTGCAAATACTACTGATCCAGACTGGTTGGTGAATCAGCGGAAAGTTGAGGTGAAGATTATTAAAGGATGGTTGGACAAGTATTATGCCGAGCTGCGGGcatattcaaataataaatcgATACCACTTCAAACAATTAAAACCGTGGAAGGAATACATTAGGGCAATCCAGGTTACAAGTTTTTCTGTGTCATCCCGGAAAACTCCTTAGTTTTTCTAGTATCAATGTCATCCCAAAGTTTCTATTGTTCAGAACgtattaaatcaaattttagGCTTGAATGTGACTGTTCTTATagtattgttttgttttttaataattataaaaaaatatatatatatttctcaaAATCTTACGTAGTAACTAACATCAAGTGAACTAAGAGCATTTTCAACAACCTCTTCAAAGGCTTTGGGATACCAAAATAGGCGAGTCACATCATTCCGATACCAAAATAGGCGAGTCACATCATCAAAAGCCTTTCCAACAGCCTCTTCAACCTCAATCATCAAA comes from Prunus dulcis chromosome 6, ALMONDv2, whole genome shotgun sequence and encodes:
- the LOC117632047 gene encoding lysosomal Pro-X carboxypeptidase-like, whose protein sequence is MNPLISLLQCLLIAISLFITPPVSASPLNIPRLSPTGGTFEHGNYFADGQPKALSNFDPNDFETFYYKQTLDHFNFRPDSFSTFQQRYLINSKYWGGSNVSAPILAYLGAEEAVDNSLSSIGFLSENANQLQALQIFIEHRYYGKSIPFGSREEAFQNASTLGYFNSAQAIADYAEILIDVKKQLRAEHSPVIVIGGSYGGMLASWFRLKYPHVALGALASSAPILYFDDIIPPEKGYYSIVTKDFREVSETCYQTIKKSWSVIDEIASQPEGLSVLSRKFQTCRPLKKSSELKNYLDNLYRNAAQYNSPPSYPVTVVCGGIDGAPHGNDTLGKIFAGIVAYGGNKSCYVNEPKNESESDVGWRWQTCSDMVIPIGISNDSMFPANQFDLNDHIEWCKEQYGVPPRPHWATTYFGGHDIKLALSRFASNIIFSNGLRDPYSSGGVLDNISDTVVAVHTKNGSHCLDIVGANTTDPDWLVNQRKVEVKIIKGWLDKYYAELRAYSNNKSIPLQTIKTVEGIH